In one Lolium rigidum isolate FL_2022 chromosome 3, APGP_CSIRO_Lrig_0.1, whole genome shotgun sequence genomic region, the following are encoded:
- the LOC124695077 gene encoding DET1- and DDB1-associated protein 1 encodes MGSPLGGWPSHNPQNFSQLIPADPSAQPSSVTPTTYVAAHRTDPPPNQVITTDPRNILLRHFYQKSENKLRPKRAAVDNLAPQNGKQPRGPGGGSQSSTRS; translated from the exons atgggAAGCCCCCTGGGCGGCTGGCCGAGCCACAACCCGCAGAACTTCAGCCAGCTCATCCCGGCCGACCCCTCCGCCCAACCCTCG AGCGTCACACCGACCACTTACGTCGCAGCACATAGGACGGATCCACCTCCTAATCAAG TAATCACAACAGACCCCAGGAACATCCTGCTGAGGCATTTCTACCAAAAGTCCGAGAACAAG CTGAGGCCGAAGAGGGCGGCGGTGGACAATCTCGCCCCGCAGAACGGCAAGCAGCCCAGGGGCCCCGGTGGTGGAAGCCAGTCAAGTACTAGAAGCTAA